A genomic region of Kribbella sp. NBC_00382 contains the following coding sequences:
- a CDS encoding family 43 glycosylhydrolase produces the protein MPPRRLLAAVLAVAAVATSTTAAAMPPKPLVTQNAISSPFADTFADPSIIQGRDGYWYAYATSDPLVANGPFGLMHMARTKDFGSWEYLGTVFNDSTKPAWAAPGSFFWAPDIRYFGGRYVMYFTVTDTLANPGGDPGIGVATAPTPAGPWTATDGPVVAPKPDGNGGYFGTIDPAMLTAADGKRYLYSGGFYGGLSVTELSPDGLHSVGTPTQVSVGDRYEGSYVVYRDGWYYLMGSSSNCCAGPTTGYSVFAGRSKSPRGPFLDADGVSMNESRVGGTTVITQNGNKWIGPGHHAFITDAAGQDHIVYHAIDRGTPWLTDPFGINRRPLLIDDIDWIDGWPRTRAGAGPSDTPQPAPTTGSAAGINSTDPAGGLRGATRLAGDSLGGPTASIRGAATTRQSAPAGSVRVEADVRLGSSFTTVVGGGGNMVTVGRDKITVVAGGQAASAALPGDFVRGQWNHLVVQVSGATVTARVNDAGLGDLYAEARLDVHGLKVRAAPVSWLGTAEVDNLTVRSVAEPVRRAAAVPVAGKVLANDDFNGAALGDKWSWVRPDASAVVANGNLSWPLQNTDLVGSGNNAGLLFHQTPARDSWIAETKLHLDLGEGDIRNYQQAGMIAYLNDDDFARLGDVSIWKTRQTEFGRELVARPSDGATIYGGAAIGRPAPTMWMRLAYHRNAAGEHVYRAGTSTDGKKWTWGASWVLPAGVTPKLGLYAHGDQTGSNPPPVATFDYLRFYASK, from the coding sequence GTGCCTCCCAGACGTTTGCTCGCAGCAGTTCTCGCCGTCGCCGCAGTAGCCACCAGTACTACGGCTGCCGCGATGCCACCGAAACCATTGGTCACCCAGAACGCGATCTCATCACCCTTCGCCGACACCTTCGCCGACCCGTCGATCATCCAGGGCCGCGACGGTTACTGGTACGCCTACGCCACCTCCGATCCCCTGGTAGCGAACGGCCCGTTCGGCCTGATGCACATGGCCAGGACCAAGGACTTCGGCTCCTGGGAGTACCTGGGCACGGTCTTCAACGACAGCACCAAACCCGCCTGGGCCGCGCCCGGCTCGTTCTTCTGGGCACCGGACATCCGGTACTTCGGCGGCCGGTACGTCATGTACTTCACCGTCACCGACACCCTCGCCAACCCCGGTGGCGATCCGGGGATCGGCGTGGCCACCGCCCCGACTCCCGCGGGTCCCTGGACCGCCACCGACGGCCCGGTCGTCGCCCCGAAGCCGGACGGCAACGGCGGCTACTTCGGCACGATCGACCCGGCGATGCTCACCGCGGCCGACGGCAAGCGCTACCTCTACAGCGGCGGTTTCTACGGCGGCCTCTCCGTCACCGAGCTCTCCCCCGACGGCCTGCACTCGGTCGGCACTCCCACCCAGGTCAGCGTCGGCGACCGCTACGAAGGCTCGTACGTCGTCTACCGCGACGGCTGGTACTACCTGATGGGCTCGTCGAGCAACTGCTGCGCCGGCCCGACCACCGGGTACTCCGTCTTCGCCGGCCGCTCCAAGTCGCCCCGCGGACCGTTCCTCGACGCCGACGGGGTCTCGATGAACGAGTCGCGCGTCGGCGGTACGACCGTGATCACCCAGAACGGCAACAAGTGGATCGGCCCTGGCCACCACGCCTTCATCACCGACGCGGCCGGGCAGGACCACATCGTCTACCACGCGATCGACCGCGGGACCCCGTGGCTGACCGACCCGTTCGGGATCAACCGGCGCCCGCTGCTGATCGACGACATCGACTGGATCGACGGCTGGCCGCGCACGCGAGCCGGTGCTGGTCCGTCCGACACCCCGCAGCCTGCGCCGACTACGGGCTCAGCAGCCGGGATCAACTCCACGGATCCGGCTGGCGGTCTCCGGGGTGCGACCAGGCTGGCTGGTGACTCGCTTGGTGGACCCACTGCTTCCATCCGTGGGGCTGCGACGACGCGGCAGTCTGCGCCCGCCGGTTCGGTGCGGGTCGAGGCTGATGTGCGGCTTGGGAGCAGCTTTACTACCGTGGTCGGTGGTGGCGGGAATATGGTCACTGTTGGACGGGACAAGATCACCGTTGTTGCGGGTGGGCAGGCTGCGAGTGCGGCTTTGCCCGGGGACTTCGTGCGCGGGCAGTGGAATCACCTTGTGGTGCAGGTTTCTGGGGCCACCGTTACCGCTCGAGTCAACGACGCGGGGTTGGGCGATCTCTACGCGGAGGCACGGCTCGACGTACACGGCTTGAAGGTACGAGCGGCTCCGGTGAGCTGGCTGGGGACAGCAGAGGTGGACAACCTGACGGTCCGTTCGGTCGCGGAGCCGGTACGCCGGGCCGCCGCGGTCCCGGTCGCCGGGAAGGTGCTGGCCAACGACGACTTCAACGGTGCGGCCCTTGGTGACAAGTGGTCGTGGGTGCGACCGGACGCCAGTGCTGTTGTTGCTAATGGCAACTTATCGTGGCCGTTGCAGAACACCGATCTGGTCGGGTCCGGCAACAACGCCGGGCTGCTCTTCCACCAGACGCCGGCCAGGGACAGCTGGATCGCGGAGACGAAGCTGCACCTGGACCTCGGGGAGGGCGACATCCGCAACTACCAGCAGGCCGGGATGATCGCGTATCTGAACGACGACGACTTCGCCCGGCTCGGCGACGTGTCGATCTGGAAGACGCGGCAGACCGAGTTCGGCCGGGAGTTGGTGGCTCGACCGTCTGACGGCGCAACGATCTACGGCGGGGCGGCGATCGGGCGGCCGGCGCCGACGATGTGGATGCGGCTGGCCTATCACCGCAATGCGGCCGGGGAGCACGTGTACCGGGCGGGTACGAGCACCGATGGGAAGAAATGGACCTGGGGTGCGTCTTGGGTGCTGCCCGCTGGGGTGACGCCAAAGCTCGGTCTGTACGCCCATGGCGACCAGACCGGATCCAACCCACCGCCGGTGGCCACGTTCGACTACTTGCGGTTCTACGCGAGCAAGTGA
- a CDS encoding ABC transporter substrate-binding protein, translated as MNTINRRMMLGGIGALGAAGVLTACGSGSAGKPGAAPAAGDGGAKGYDGPAVELDFWNGFTGGDGPFMRKIVDAFNSEHPNIKVKMTVMQWADYYTKLPTAVSSGRGPAVAIMHVDSLATNAARNVIEPLDDVAKALDLKQEDFADVVWKAGEYNGKRYGIPLDMHPLGFFYNKTLMTQAGLDPAKPPATADEYMAALDALKGKGIQGHWATPFQFTGVMSVQSLLWQFGGELFNADSSKTTWADEPGVKALTWFTDLVKKGYSPKNVAQDADNIAVMNGKNAFVWNGIWNINTFKEKKGLEWGVAAIPNIGGKPGAWSGSHQFCLPKLKTPDANKSTAARVFVNYVSQKSIEWARGGQVPARKQVRESAEFKALPEQSILATQVNDLHFPPPVPGIGDALAELNKAVNEAVLLKTEPAKALSDAAGRSDKILEANRKKYGA; from the coding sequence GTGAACACCATCAACCGTCGAATGATGCTGGGCGGAATCGGCGCTCTGGGGGCGGCCGGCGTCCTGACAGCGTGCGGGTCCGGCTCGGCCGGAAAGCCCGGAGCGGCGCCCGCGGCCGGCGACGGCGGCGCGAAGGGGTACGACGGGCCGGCCGTCGAGCTCGATTTCTGGAACGGGTTCACCGGCGGCGACGGCCCGTTCATGCGCAAGATCGTCGACGCGTTCAACAGCGAGCACCCGAACATCAAGGTCAAGATGACCGTGATGCAGTGGGCCGACTACTACACCAAGCTGCCCACCGCGGTGAGCAGCGGCCGGGGTCCGGCGGTCGCGATCATGCACGTCGACTCGCTCGCCACCAACGCCGCCCGGAACGTGATCGAGCCGCTCGACGACGTCGCGAAGGCGCTGGACCTCAAGCAGGAGGACTTCGCCGATGTGGTCTGGAAGGCCGGCGAGTACAACGGCAAGCGGTACGGCATCCCGCTGGACATGCACCCGCTCGGCTTCTTCTACAACAAGACGCTGATGACCCAGGCGGGTCTGGACCCGGCCAAGCCGCCGGCCACCGCGGACGAGTACATGGCCGCCCTGGACGCCCTGAAGGGCAAGGGCATCCAGGGCCACTGGGCGACGCCGTTCCAGTTCACCGGCGTGATGAGCGTGCAGTCGCTGCTCTGGCAGTTCGGCGGCGAGTTGTTCAATGCGGACTCGAGCAAGACCACCTGGGCCGACGAGCCCGGCGTCAAAGCCCTGACCTGGTTCACCGATCTGGTGAAGAAGGGCTACAGCCCGAAGAACGTCGCGCAGGACGCCGACAACATCGCGGTGATGAACGGCAAGAACGCGTTCGTCTGGAACGGCATCTGGAACATCAACACCTTCAAGGAGAAGAAGGGCCTGGAATGGGGCGTCGCGGCCATTCCGAACATCGGCGGCAAGCCCGGCGCCTGGTCGGGCTCGCACCAGTTCTGCCTGCCGAAGCTGAAGACGCCGGACGCGAACAAGTCCACGGCCGCCCGGGTGTTCGTGAACTACGTCAGCCAGAAGTCGATCGAATGGGCTCGCGGCGGTCAGGTACCGGCGCGCAAGCAGGTCCGTGAGTCGGCCGAGTTCAAGGCGCTGCCGGAGCAGTCGATCCTCGCCACCCAGGTCAACGACCTGCACTTCCCGCCACCCGTGCCGGGCATCGGTGACGCGCTGGCCGAGCTCAACAAGGCGGTCAACGAGGCCGTCCTGCTCAAGACCGAGCCCGCCAAGGCGTTGTCGGACGCGGCCGGCCGCTCCGACAAGATCCTGGAGGCCAACCGCAAGAAGTACGGGGCATGA
- the arfA gene encoding arabinosylfuranosidase ArfA, whose amino-acid sequence MARLAVDPAFVVGALDRRLFGSFVEHMGRCVYTGIYEPGHATADPDGFREDVLALVRELGVTAVRYPGGNFVSNYRWEDGVGPKDQRPRRLDLAWRAVEPNQFGTDEFVTWSRKAGVEPIWAVNLGTRGITEAVELLEYCNLPAGTATADRRVANGTPEPHGIKVWCLGNEMDGPWQIGHKTAEEYARLAEETANAMRRVDPGVEFVACGSSNRHMPTFGEWERTVLERTYDLVEHISLHAYYEPKDGDQQSFLAAAEDMDRFIDSVVATADHVKALKRSDKEITLSFDEWNVWRQQDFPGELGLDVREVGPLIEDTYTVDDAVVVGSLLITLLRHADRVKIACLAQLVNVIGPIRTEPDGRAWRQTIFHPFALTAKYAGSTVLRTAVAGPEIDTAAYGRVPALWSTATYEESTGEVVLFVVNRSETDKVDLEVPVLPGLQVVEHVALYDGDRSAVNTAEDPDRVVPRRIDGTEVTNDSCTATLAPASWHMIRLSPGGTR is encoded by the coding sequence GTGGCGCGTCTTGCGGTCGACCCCGCGTTCGTAGTCGGTGCACTCGACCGGCGGCTGTTCGGCTCGTTCGTCGAGCACATGGGGCGGTGTGTCTACACCGGGATCTACGAGCCGGGGCATGCGACGGCTGACCCGGACGGGTTCCGGGAGGACGTGCTCGCGCTGGTGCGCGAGCTGGGCGTGACCGCGGTTCGCTACCCGGGCGGCAACTTCGTCTCCAACTACCGCTGGGAGGACGGCGTCGGCCCGAAGGACCAGCGGCCGCGCCGCCTCGACCTCGCCTGGCGCGCGGTCGAGCCGAACCAGTTCGGCACCGACGAGTTCGTCACCTGGTCCCGCAAGGCCGGCGTCGAGCCGATCTGGGCGGTCAACCTCGGTACCCGCGGTATCACCGAGGCGGTCGAGCTGCTCGAGTACTGCAACCTCCCAGCCGGTACTGCGACCGCCGACCGCCGCGTCGCCAACGGCACTCCCGAGCCGCACGGGATCAAGGTCTGGTGCCTGGGCAACGAAATGGACGGCCCCTGGCAGATCGGCCACAAGACCGCCGAGGAGTACGCCCGCCTCGCCGAGGAGACCGCGAACGCGATGCGCCGCGTCGACCCCGGCGTCGAGTTCGTCGCCTGTGGCTCGAGCAACCGGCACATGCCGACCTTCGGCGAGTGGGAACGCACCGTGCTGGAGCGGACGTACGACCTGGTCGAGCACATCAGCCTGCACGCGTACTACGAACCGAAGGACGGCGACCAGCAGAGCTTCCTCGCCGCCGCCGAGGACATGGACCGGTTCATCGACTCCGTCGTCGCCACCGCGGATCACGTGAAGGCGCTCAAGCGCAGCGACAAGGAGATCACCTTGTCGTTCGACGAATGGAACGTCTGGCGCCAGCAGGACTTCCCCGGCGAGCTCGGCCTGGACGTCCGCGAGGTCGGCCCGCTGATCGAGGACACCTACACGGTCGACGACGCGGTGGTCGTCGGCAGCCTGCTGATCACCCTGCTCCGGCACGCCGATCGGGTGAAGATCGCTTGCCTGGCGCAACTGGTCAACGTGATCGGCCCGATCCGGACCGAGCCGGACGGTCGCGCCTGGCGGCAGACGATCTTCCACCCGTTCGCGCTGACCGCGAAGTACGCGGGCTCGACGGTACTGCGCACAGCGGTGGCCGGCCCGGAGATCGACACCGCGGCGTACGGGCGGGTACCGGCGCTGTGGAGCACGGCGACGTACGAGGAGAGCACCGGCGAGGTGGTGCTCTTCGTGGTGAACCGGAGCGAGACGGACAAGGTCGATCTCGAAGTACCGGTACTGCCCGGGTTGCAGGTGGTCGAGCACGTGGCCCTGTACGACGGCGACCGGAGCGCGGTCAACACCGCCGAGGACCCCGACCGGGTGGTGCCGCGACGCATCGACGGCACCGAGGTCACCAACGACAGCTGTACGGCCACGCTGGCCCCTGCCTCGTGGCACATGATCAGGCTCTCCCCTGGAGGTACAAGGTGA
- a CDS encoding carbohydrate ABC transporter permease encodes MRQRRSPGFWVLIGLLTLVFVAPLLWMLLTSFKPIGESQQAPPTIIPSDPTGRAYGEVLTTGGQNPVLRWFINSLVAATLHSGLVVLVASMAGYALARMEFRFKKPIFAVILATLFVPGFVFLMPNYLLMDKLAWLDTLWALVVPGAAGAFGVFFMRQFFLALPRELEEVAMIDGANAWTVFTRIILPNAKPALATLTVLSFLANWNDFIWPLYVLFSPERLTLPAGLKLLQGAYTTDYPVILTGATVASVPVLILYIFVQRYVIEGVARSGIKG; translated from the coding sequence ATGAGGCAGCGGAGGTCGCCCGGGTTCTGGGTGCTGATCGGCCTGCTGACGTTGGTGTTCGTCGCGCCCCTGCTGTGGATGTTGCTCACCTCGTTCAAGCCGATCGGCGAGTCCCAGCAGGCGCCGCCGACGATCATCCCGTCGGACCCGACCGGGCGTGCGTACGGCGAGGTTCTCACCACCGGCGGACAGAACCCGGTACTGCGCTGGTTCATCAACTCGCTCGTCGCGGCCACGCTGCATTCCGGGCTGGTCGTGCTGGTCGCGTCGATGGCCGGCTATGCGCTGGCCCGGATGGAGTTCCGCTTCAAGAAGCCGATCTTCGCCGTCATCCTGGCGACCCTGTTCGTCCCGGGCTTCGTCTTTCTGATGCCGAACTACCTGCTGATGGACAAGCTGGCCTGGCTGGACACGCTCTGGGCGCTCGTCGTCCCGGGCGCGGCCGGCGCCTTCGGGGTGTTCTTCATGCGGCAGTTCTTCCTCGCCCTGCCCAGGGAGCTCGAGGAGGTGGCGATGATCGACGGCGCGAACGCGTGGACGGTCTTCACCCGGATCATCCTGCCGAACGCGAAACCCGCGCTCGCCACGCTGACCGTGCTGTCCTTCCTGGCCAACTGGAACGACTTCATCTGGCCGCTCTACGTGCTCTTCTCGCCCGAGCGGCTGACCCTGCCGGCCGGGCTGAAGCTGCTGCAGGGCGCCTACACCACCGACTACCCGGTGATCCTGACCGGCGCGACCGTCGCGTCCGTGCCGGTCCTGATCCTCTACATCTTCGTCCAGCGCTACGTCATCGAAGGTGTCGCCCGCAGCGGCATCAAAGGCTAA
- a CDS encoding carbohydrate ABC transporter permease yields the protein MRGYGRATPYLFLAPYLALFLLFVVGPAIFGLWMSLHDWDFQLPGKPFVGLQNYKDLFDTQSTTAEPFWHGMRATGIFTLASVPFLVTLPLGLAVVLNRRFPGRTFFRAVFFAPYVLGVAVVGLMFRYILDTSFGVLNAFLGLFGIGEIGWTTEQPWAFASLVGMTVWWTIGFNAIIYLAGLQDIPADQYEAAELDGANRWQAFRHITVPGLRPVVTFVVTITILASANMFGQALLVTQGGPGDTTRTALMVIADTGLAQFRMGQATAMSYVLAACLAIVSLINFALLREKKS from the coding sequence ATGAGGGGATACGGCCGGGCTACGCCGTACCTCTTCCTGGCGCCGTATCTCGCGCTGTTCCTGCTGTTCGTCGTCGGACCGGCCATCTTCGGCCTGTGGATGAGCCTGCACGACTGGGACTTCCAGTTGCCGGGCAAACCGTTCGTCGGGCTGCAGAACTACAAGGACCTGTTCGACACCCAGTCGACCACGGCCGAGCCGTTCTGGCACGGGATGCGGGCGACCGGGATCTTCACGCTCGCGTCGGTGCCGTTCCTGGTGACGTTGCCGCTCGGGCTGGCGGTCGTGCTCAACCGGCGGTTCCCCGGCCGGACGTTCTTCCGGGCGGTGTTCTTCGCTCCGTACGTGCTCGGGGTCGCGGTGGTCGGGCTGATGTTCCGGTACATCCTGGACACCAGCTTCGGCGTGCTGAACGCGTTCCTCGGGTTGTTCGGGATCGGCGAGATCGGCTGGACCACCGAGCAGCCCTGGGCGTTCGCGTCGCTGGTCGGGATGACGGTGTGGTGGACGATCGGCTTCAACGCGATCATCTACCTGGCCGGGCTGCAGGACATCCCGGCCGACCAGTACGAGGCCGCGGAACTGGACGGGGCCAACCGCTGGCAGGCGTTCCGCCACATCACCGTGCCGGGACTGCGGCCGGTCGTCACGTTCGTCGTCACGATCACGATCCTTGCCTCCGCCAACATGTTCGGTCAGGCCCTGCTGGTGACGCAGGGCGGTCCGGGTGACACCACCAGGACCGCTTTGATGGTGATCGCGGACACCGGCCTGGCGCAGTTCCGGATGGGGCAGGCGACCGCGATGAGCTACGTGCTGGCGGCCTGTCTGGCGATCGTCTCGCTGATCAACTTCGCGCTGCTGAGGGAGAAGAAGTCATGA
- a CDS encoding glycoside hydrolase family 43 protein yields the protein MGFTNPVYDGNFADPQVIAVGAQYYAFATNGPLGNIQTLKSTDLVSWDQVGDALPSLPDWTSAGKVWAPEVAVHGDDRFVMYYTTSDDAAGRQCVGVAVAAEAKGPYVDKSRKPLVCQVSEGGSIDASPFQDSTGQRWLYWKNDGNAIGVDTWIYVSKLSPDGLTLVGETTRLIKQTLPWEGNLVEAPYVVERNGKFHLFYSANAYDKAEYAVGHALCETPAGPCVKSGDPVLTTSADAAGPGHNMVLVKDGRYWFVYHAWDPALIGVDPPGRTMWLSELTWNGDEPVVQPPQQRNPAKP from the coding sequence ATGGGTTTCACGAATCCGGTGTACGACGGCAACTTCGCCGATCCGCAGGTGATCGCGGTCGGTGCGCAGTACTACGCGTTCGCGACGAACGGGCCGCTCGGCAACATTCAGACGCTGAAGTCCACGGACCTGGTGTCGTGGGACCAGGTCGGCGATGCGCTGCCGTCGCTGCCTGACTGGACCTCGGCCGGGAAGGTCTGGGCACCGGAGGTCGCAGTCCATGGAGACGACCGATTCGTCATGTATTACACGACTTCCGACGATGCAGCGGGGCGGCAGTGTGTGGGTGTCGCGGTGGCCGCCGAGGCCAAAGGTCCATATGTCGACAAATCGAGGAAGCCCTTGGTCTGTCAGGTATCCGAGGGTGGATCGATCGACGCCAGCCCGTTCCAGGACTCGACCGGGCAGCGCTGGCTGTACTGGAAGAACGACGGCAACGCGATCGGCGTCGACACCTGGATCTACGTCTCCAAGCTGTCGCCCGACGGGCTGACGCTGGTCGGCGAGACGACCCGGCTGATCAAGCAGACGCTGCCGTGGGAGGGCAACCTGGTCGAGGCGCCGTACGTTGTCGAGCGCAACGGTAAGTTCCACCTCTTCTACTCGGCCAACGCCTACGACAAGGCGGAGTACGCCGTCGGTCACGCGCTCTGCGAAACCCCGGCCGGCCCCTGTGTGAAGTCGGGCGATCCCGTCCTCACCACCTCGGCCGACGCGGCCGGCCCCGGCCACAACATGGTGCTCGTCAAGGACGGCCGATACTGGTTCGTCTACCACGCCTGGGACCCGGCTCTGATCGGCGTCGATCCGCCCGGCCGGACGATGTGGCTGTCCGAGCTCACCTGGAACGGTGACGAACCTGTCGTCCAGCCGCCACAGCAACGTAATCCGGCGAAGCCCTAA